A DNA window from Bacteroides cellulosilyticus contains the following coding sequences:
- a CDS encoding SLC13 family permease, with protein MYITLIVLFLSAIFFMSGKVRSDLVALCALVLLIIFGILTPEEALTGFSNSVVIMMIGLFVVGGAIFQTGLAKMISSRILKLAGDSELKLFILIVLVTAFIGAFVSNTGTVALMLPIVVSMAMGTQINVSRLLMPLAFASSMGGMMTLIGTPPNLVIQEALTSAGYAPLTFFSFTPVGLVCVAVGLVILIPLSKIFLTKKGDKDRKGKKNKSLKELAGEYQLFQNLCRVRVESRSPLTGKTIQELGIPQRYNVGIMEVRRQSSSSRRHFFKTMSQEMAAADTIIQENDILYVLGDFTNVERFAEENTLKLLDTHDAEGTVESKSDELEFTEIGIAEIVLMPASNLVNKPVKDSGFREKYGVNILGIQRKRQYILKNLKDEKMHSGDVLLVQGTWENIARLSEDPSDWVVLGQPLAEAAKVTLNHKAPVAAIIMLGMVVMMMFDFIPVAPVTAVMIAGLLMVLTGCFRNVEAAYKTINWESIVLIAAMLPMSLALEKTGASELVSQSLVNGLGSYGPYVLLAGIYFTTSLMTMFISNTATAVLLAPIALQSAIQLDLSPYPFLFAVTVAASMCFASPFSTPPNALVMPAGRYTFMDYVKVGLPLQIIMGIVMIFVLPLLFPF; from the coding sequence ATGTATATTACTCTCATTGTTTTATTCCTTTCTGCGATATTCTTTATGAGTGGCAAAGTGCGTTCGGATTTGGTGGCGCTTTGTGCTTTGGTGTTACTAATTATATTCGGTATTCTAACTCCGGAGGAAGCATTGACCGGTTTCTCCAATTCCGTCGTGATCATGATGATAGGATTGTTCGTTGTGGGCGGTGCCATTTTTCAGACGGGTTTGGCGAAAATGATCAGTAGTCGTATCCTAAAATTAGCCGGTGATAGCGAATTAAAGCTTTTTATTCTTATTGTACTGGTGACTGCCTTCATCGGCGCTTTTGTCAGCAATACCGGAACGGTAGCTTTGATGCTTCCTATTGTTGTCAGTATGGCTATGGGAACACAGATTAATGTCAGTCGTCTGCTGATGCCGCTTGCATTTGCCAGTAGTATGGGAGGTATGATGACACTTATCGGTACACCACCGAACCTTGTAATTCAGGAAGCACTGACTTCTGCTGGATATGCGCCCCTTACTTTTTTCTCATTTACTCCTGTCGGACTGGTTTGTGTAGCTGTCGGATTGGTGATACTGATTCCATTGAGCAAAATTTTCCTGACTAAGAAAGGCGATAAGGATCGTAAGGGCAAAAAGAATAAATCACTGAAAGAGCTGGCAGGAGAGTACCAACTGTTCCAAAACTTGTGTCGGGTACGAGTGGAGAGTAGATCCCCTTTAACTGGAAAGACCATACAGGAACTGGGTATTCCACAACGTTATAATGTGGGTATAATGGAGGTTCGCCGTCAGTCATCTTCTTCGCGCCGTCATTTCTTTAAGACGATGAGTCAGGAAATGGCCGCTGCTGATACCATTATTCAGGAGAATGATATTCTGTATGTACTGGGCGATTTTACGAATGTGGAGCGCTTTGCAGAAGAAAATACATTGAAGTTACTGGATACGCATGATGCAGAAGGCACCGTAGAATCAAAGAGTGATGAACTTGAATTCACAGAAATCGGTATTGCTGAAATTGTATTGATGCCTGCTTCTAACCTGGTCAATAAGCCGGTAAAGGATTCTGGTTTCAGAGAGAAATATGGGGTGAATATTCTGGGTATCCAACGCAAACGTCAGTATATCCTAAAGAATCTGAAGGATGAAAAGATGCATTCGGGAGATGTGCTGTTGGTGCAAGGAACATGGGAGAATATAGCGCGTTTGAGTGAAGATCCCTCTGATTGGGTAGTACTCGGACAACCGCTTGCTGAGGCTGCCAAAGTAACCCTGAATCATAAAGCACCTGTTGCTGCCATTATCATGTTGGGAATGGTGGTAATGATGATGTTCGATTTCATCCCTGTCGCTCCGGTAACGGCAGTAATGATTGCAGGTTTGCTGATGGTGCTTACCGGCTGTTTCCGAAATGTGGAAGCGGCATATAAAACTATTAACTGGGAAAGTATTGTTCTGATTGCCGCTATGTTGCCTATGTCGTTGGCGCTGGAAAAGACCGGAGCTTCCGAATTGGTGTCCCAATCGCTGGTAAACGGGCTAGGTAGTTACGGACCTTATGTGTTATTAGCTGGTATTTATTTCACCACTTCGCTGATGACTATGTTTATTAGTAATACGGCTACGGCAGTACTTCTTGCACCGATTGCGCTTCAGTCTGCCATACAGTTGGATTTGAGTCCGTATCCATTCCTATTTGCCGTAACCGTGGCAGCCAGTATGTGTTTTGCTTCTCCGTTCTCAACTCCGCCCAATGCATTGGTGATGCCTGCAGGACGTTATACATTCATGGATTATGTTAAAGTAGGTTTGCCTTTACAGATAATTATGGGAATTGTGATGATCTTTGTGCTCCCGTTATTGTTCCCGTTTTAA
- a CDS encoding TlpA family protein disulfide reductase has translation MKVVKSLIFILFALCSLSGKAQEVAADSTGYIVRVGEMAPNFTITLTDGKKVTLSELRGKAVMLQFTASWCGVCRKEMPFIEKDIWLKHKDNSAFALIGIDRDEPLDKVIAFGKSTGVTYPLGLDPGADIFAKYALRNAGITRNVLIDKDGRIVMLTRLYNEEEFAALTKKIDEMLAKK, from the coding sequence ATGAAAGTAGTAAAGAGTTTGATTTTTATCCTGTTTGCCCTTTGCAGTTTATCGGGCAAAGCACAGGAAGTAGCTGCCGATAGCACCGGCTACATTGTAAGAGTAGGGGAGATGGCTCCCAACTTTACCATTACCCTGACAGACGGTAAGAAAGTTACCCTTTCCGAACTTCGTGGAAAGGCAGTGATGTTACAGTTCACTGCCAGTTGGTGTGGGGTATGCCGCAAAGAGATGCCTTTCATAGAAAAAGATATCTGGCTGAAACACAAAGATAATTCAGCATTTGCTCTTATTGGTATAGACCGTGATGAGCCGTTGGACAAAGTGATTGCATTCGGCAAATCAACCGGTGTTACTTATCCTTTGGGATTAGATCCCGGTGCAGATATCTTTGCCAAATATGCGCTTCGTAATGCCGGCATTACCCGCAATGTACTGATTGATAAAGACGGGCGCATTGTGATGCTGACCCGCTTGTACAATGAGGAGGAATTTGCCGCATTAACGAAGAAGATAGATGAAATGCTGGCAAAGAAATAA